The following are encoded in a window of Fusarium verticillioides 7600 chromosome 6, whole genome shotgun sequence genomic DNA:
- a CDS encoding hypothetical protein (At least one base has a quality score < 10), giving the protein MASDQDNSGLDAPGSQFHRPILQSMPDTRQQSFDEIYGPPENFLEIEVRNPRTHGMGRHMYTDYEILCRTNIPAFKLRQSSVRRRYSDFEYFRDILERESARVTIPPLPGKVFTNRFSDDVIEGRRAGLEKFLKIVVGHPLLQTGSKVLAAFVQDPNWDRNAW; this is encoded by the exons ATGGCGTCCGATCAGGACAACTCCGGCCTCGATGCGCCCGGCTCACAATTCCACCGACCAATCTTGCAATCTATGCCCGATACGCGACAGCAGAGCTTTGACGAGATCTACGGTCCTCCAGAGAACTTTTTAGAGATTGAG GTCCGCAACCCAAGAACACATGGCATGGGCCGCCACATGTACACAGACTACGAGATCCTCTGCCGTACAAACATTCCCGCCTTCAAGCTTCGTCAGAGCAGCGTCCGTCGTCGATACTCCGACTTCGAGTACTTCCGCGACATCCTCGAGCGCGAGAGCGCCCGCGTTACTATCCCTCCTCTGCCCGGAAAGGTCTTCACCAACCGCTTCAGCGACGATGTTATCGAAGGTCGTCGCGCAGGCCTCGAGAAGTTCCTCAAGATCGTCGTCGGCCACCCCCTGCTGCAGACGGGGAGCAAGGTCCTGGCTGCCTTTGTCCAGG ACCCTAACTGGGATCGCAACGCTTGGTGA
- a CDS encoding small nuclear ribonucleoprotein, whose protein sequence is MSDRPSHRGGRGGQGSHSRGGRGGGRGGGGAGGAQQERERPKKENILDLGKYMDKQITVKFNGGREVKGTLKGYDALMNLVLDDVHEVVRDDEGNDSTRSLGLVVVRGTLLVLVSPVDGSEEIANPFVQAEDD, encoded by the exons ATGTCCGATAGACCCTCACACCGAGGCGGCCGCGGTGGCCAAGGATCGCATTCACGAGGTGGGCGCGGAGGCGGtcgtggaggaggcggcgcGGGAGGCGCCCAGCAGGAGCGCGAGAgacccaagaaggagaacatTCTTGACTTGGGCAAGTACATGGACAAGCAGATCACCGTCAAGTTTAACGGCGGTCGTGAGG TCAAGGGCACATTGAAGGGCTATGATGCTCTTATGAACCTAGTACTAGATGATGTACACGAGGTTGTTCGAG ACGACGAAGGCAACGACTCCACTCGATCCCTTGGCCTCGTAGTTGTTCGAGGTActctccttgttctcgtcagCCCTGTTGACGGCAGTGAAGAGATTGCCAACCCTTTTGTGCAAGCCGAGGATGATTGA
- a CDS encoding hypothetical protein (At least one base has a quality score < 10), translating into MASDQDNSGLDAPGSQFHRPILQSMPDTRQQSFDEIYGPPENFLEIEVRNPRTHGMGRHMYTDYEILCRTNIPAFKLRQSSVRRRYSDFEYFRDILERESARVTIPPLPGKVFTNRFSDDVIEGRRAGLEKFLKIVVGHPLLQTGSKVLAAFVQGEFVAMSIFAIMMSRLTQNRRP; encoded by the exons ATGGCGTCCGATCAGGACAACTCCGGCCTCGATGCGCCCGGCTCACAATTCCACCGACCAATCTTGCAATCTATGCCCGATACGCGACAGCAGAGCTTTGACGAGATCTACGGTCCTCCAGAGAACTTTTTAGAGATTGAG GTCCGCAACCCAAGAACACATGGCATGGGCCGCCACATGTACACAGACTACGAGATCCTCTGCCGTACAAACATTCCCGCCTTCAAGCTTCGTCAGAGCAGCGTCCGTCGTCGATACTCCGACTTCGAGTACTTCCGCGACATCCTCGAGCGCGAGAGCGCCCGCGTTACTATCCCTCCTCTGCCCGGAAAGGTCTTCACCAACCGCTTCAGCGACGATGTTATCGAAGGTCGTCGCGCAGGCCTCGAGAAGTTCCTCAAGATCGTCGTCGGCCACCCCCTGCTGCAGACGGGGAGCAAGGTCCTGGCTGCCTTTGTCCAGGGTGAGTTTGTCGCCATGtccatctttgccatcatGATGTCTAGGTTGACACAGAATCGCAGACCCTAA